A genomic stretch from Podospora pseudoanserina strain CBS 124.78 chromosome 3, whole genome shotgun sequence includes:
- a CDS encoding hypothetical protein (EggNog:ENOG503PYS3) has translation MRTSTLLATVSALALTATAAPALTSPSNQMNPLLKERQQCGTIYPNLRNSPTAPPPYQVFISSADASGIEIGFSIPSSVVSAGTGPCELVLDLSSSQAAVYGSAQVNVYALDGPDANALVGTTQFYQGSKASISSWACREQMCFRLEVAEESEGKQVSFEEVAVQGAGFWMKYGC, from the coding sequence ATGCGCACCTCTACCCTCCTCGCCACTGTCTCCGCTCTGGCCCTTACCGCCACCGCAGCGCCCGCCttgacctccccatccaaccaaatgaaccccctcctcaaggaACGTCAACAATGCGGGACCATCTACCCCAACCTCCGcaactcccccaccgccccccctccctaccaagtcttcatctcctccgccgaCGCCTCCGGTATTGAGATCGGCTTTTCCATTCCCTCCTCAGTCGTCTCCGCCGGCACCGGACCCTGCGAGCTGGTCCTCGATCTGTCTTCTTCCCAAGCTGCTGTCTACGGATCAGCACAGGTCAATGTTTACGCTCTTGACGGCCCAGATGCGAATGCTTTGGTCGGCACGACTCAGTTCTACCAGGGGAGCAAGGCTAGCATCAGCAGCTGGGCTTGCAGAGAGCAGATGTGCTTCAGACtggaggttgcggaggagtCGGAGGGGAAGCAGGTCagctttgaggaggtggctgTCCAGGGAGCGGGTTTCTGGATGAAGTATGGCTGCTAG
- the FAE1A gene encoding Feruloyl esterase B (EggNog:ENOG503NXWW; COG:O; CAZy:CE1), with the protein MMFKSLFGFAAMAQTAFGASLQQVQNFGNNPTRIQMYIYVPDRVATNPAIIVALHPCGGTGQQWFSGTRLPSFADQNGFILIYPSTPNQSNCWDVHNPASLTHNGGGDAGGIISMVNYTLDRYNGNREKVYVMGFSSGGMMTNVMAGSYPEVFEAGAAYSGTAHACFAGAGGATPFSPNQTCAQGLQKTPEQWGAFVRNSYPGYNGRRPRMMITHGNADTLVRPQCATEALKQWSNVLGVSLTRQVQGVPSSQFTQHIYGDGTKLQGFFGNGVGHAPSVDEQTLLRFFGLIA; encoded by the exons ATGATGTTCAAGTCCCTTTTTGGTTTCGCCGCCATGGCGCAGACCGCCTTTGGTGCTTCTCTGCAACAGGTCCAAAACTTTGGCAACAATCCCACCAGAATCCAGATGTACATCTACGTCCCGGATCGCGTGGCCACCAACCCTGCCATCATTGTGGCG CTTCATCCTTGCGGAGGTACTGGCCAGCAGTGGTTCAGTGGCACCAGACTGCCTTCGTTCGCCGACCAAAACggcttcatcctcatctACCCTAGCACCCCGAACCAGAGCAACTGCTGGGATGTCCACAACCCTGCCAGTCTTACCCACAATGGAGGCGGCGATGCGGGTGGCATCATCTCCATGGTCAACTACACTCTTGACCGGTACAACGGCAACCGGGAGAAGGTCTATGTCATGGGCTTCTCCAGCGGTGGCATGATGACCAACGTGATGGCTGGTTCCTACCCCGAGGTGTTCGAGGCTGGTGCTGCCTACTCTGGCACCGCCCACGCCTGCTTCGCTG GTGCCGGTGGAGCTACCCCCTTCAGCCCCAACCAGACCTGTGCCCAGGGTCTCCAAAAGACTCCCGAGCAGTGGGGCGCCTTTGTCCGCAACTCGTACCCAGGATACAACGGCCGTCGTCCCCGTATGATGATTACCCACGGAAACGCCGATACTCTTGTTCGCCCGCAATGCGCCACTGAGGCGTTGAAGCAGTGGTCAAACGTCCTTGGCGTATCGCTCACCCGCCAGGTCCAAGGTGTTCCCTCATCGCAATTCACTCAGCACATCTATGGCGACGGTACCAAGCTCCAGGGCTTCTTTGGCAATGGTGTTGGACATGCTCCCTCTGTCGACGAGCAGACCCTGTTGAGATTCTTCGGCTTGATCGCCTAG
- a CDS encoding hypothetical protein (EggNog:ENOG503P2PE; COG:S), whose product MAQAGISPLPISISTIMPADMMAHLGSGQGQPGLVMYGLYGLDTFEHVEINEYQVPFPINRRRPCSSSFPKPCVFDSMASSPSPGSVTTAPSREGSRIGRPPQWTVSRSRKLARLYLYTTLSIERIIRVLEDDVFKPRKNSAQKTIHKMLDNDPRYLRPESRIEMNQRISNLAASVTRRRKKTAVPAYESSLHGATIDALYGEKEHNLARTEISSVSGSSRRVEEGPSFDFAGSPDALLSPIRWSIPLSARTTDVTDFAGSSDRGSAMVQDLKRRLSDCSTHFAHQITSLIRDFTIAGSSQDELSTGRRPSAALSDTSGQDELSELGISNEPFEAFPEPAFAVPGDFLSAHRRNCADFPGQQHGVGDCWCSIAGDTSLDQNSWLMPTGELSVRARHVLNHPSPGSLSLLDSFGNTPLHLFATLEGYQDTLFRMVLNCDVETLKIANTAGQTFLHTLNLEWFLNLTDPSTLLKQLLSHIRDLVPDLVHETDVYGRTFFHRAHSLVRDPEALANLFSPFNSLRAARRDAFGFNPLGSGITGDQGPYIPPRRGNNLSPQVEYLSSSAGPSRGHSASPSDNDSFLAYHARLVEVIQSSYNNPQVEDAEGRNGLHCLAEAILNQQSMNRHVSSSVGAPSIHQRPSLKRKLDSSKESITSFPSPSPSSTASASTVSNESTLTTRLRHLTGLLHHSHVDVNAYDKSGNTPLMAFITHIPDDQDDKSKTLLAILETIIRAKGCKIEARNRRGETALLVAARLGRKVALTTLLEHGANVHARDVDGRGVLEVVDEVCKAAGRGDRGKGTGKGDISLYARAEACRVLLTGRRDWGVVGRPGVGREWRV is encoded by the exons ATGGCCCAGGCCGGAATATCACCTTTACCTATCTCGATATCGACGATTATGCCTGCAGACATGATGGCTCATCTTGGATCAGGCCAAGGACAGCCCGGCCTCGTCATGTATGGTCTCTATGGACTAGATACGTTCGAGCACGTCGAGATCAATGAATATCAGGTTCCGTTCCCCATCAACCGCCGTCGACCATGCTCAAGCAGCTTTCCCAAGCCTTGCGTGTTCGACAGTATGGCCTCCTCACCGTCACCAGGCTCTGTTACGACTGCGCCGTCCAGAGAAGGCTCTCGGATCGGACGACCACCGCAATGGACAGTTTCACGATCACGAAAGCTGGCTAGGCTATACCTCTATACGACACTTTCCATCGAGAGGATTATCCGGGTGCTTGAAGATGACGTCTTCAAACCGAG GAAGAATTCAGCTCAAAAGACGATTCACAAAATGCTGGACAACGACCCCCGATATCTTCGGCCCGAGTCAAGGATTGAAATGAACCAACGCATCAGTAATCTTGCTGCCTCTGTCACTCGCCGAAGAAAGAAGACGGCAGTTCCAGCCTACGAATCAAGCCTTCATGGAGCAACCATAGACGCCTTGTATGGCGAG AAGGAACACAATCTGGCAAGGACTGAAATTTCGTCAGTATCCGGCTCAAGCCGTAGGGTAGAGGAAGGCCCTTCCTTTGACTTTGCTGGTTCGCCCGACGCACTCCTTAGTCCCATTCGATGGTCGATACCCCTGAGCGCTCGGACGACAGACGTCACCGACTTTGCGGGCTCTAGTGACAGAGGTTCAGCCATGGTCCAAGACCTCAAGAGGAGGCTATCAGACTGTTCCACGCACTTCGCCCACCAAATCACATCGTTGATTAGAGACTTTACTATTGCTGGAAGTTCACAAGACGAATTATCTACTGGCCGCCGACCTTCTGCGGCTCTCAGTGACACGTCTGGGCAAGACGAACTTTCTGAGTTGGGGATCAGTAACGAGCCATTCGAAGCCTTCCCCGAGCCGGCCTTCGCAGTACCAGGAGACTTTTTGAGCGCGCACAGACGGAACTGTGCCGACTTTCCAGGGCAGCAACATGGAGTCGGTGACTGTTGGTGCTCCATCGCCGGTGATACTTCGCTGGACCAGAACTCTTGGTTGATGCCGACGGGTGAATTGAGTGTGCGTGCACGCCATGTTCTTAATCATCCTTCTCCAGGTAGTCTCAGCCTCCTTGACAGTTTCGGGAACACGCCTCTACACCTCTTCGCCACGCTAGAAGGGTACCAAGACACCCTCTTCAGAATGGTGCTCAACTGCGATGTCGAAACCCTGAAGATTGCGAACACTGCTGGCCAAACATTTCTCCATACGCTCAACCTGGAGTGGTTCCTCAACCTTACAGACCCGTCGACACTACTGAAACAACTTCTTTCACACATCAGAGACTTAGTTCCAGACCTTGTTCACGAGACCGATGTGTATGGGCGCACCTTCTTTCACCGCGCCCATTCCCTCGTTCGGGACCCGGAAGCCCTTGCCAACCTCTTCTCTCCGTTCAACTCTCTTCGGGCAGCCCGCCGTGATGCCTTCGGCTTCAATCCTCTTGGCAGCGGCATCACGGGCGACCAAGGCCCATATATTCccccaagaagaggaaataACCTTTCACCTCAAGTTGAATACCTTTCCAGTTCCGCTGGTCCTTCACGCGGTCATTCTGCCTCTCCTAGCGACAACGACTCGTTCTTAGCCTATCATGCTCGTCTTGTCGAAGTCATCCAGTCATCCTACAACAACCCACAGGTGGAGGACGCTGAAGGCCGTAACGGATTACACTGTCTTGCAGAGGCTATTCTCAACCAGCAGTCCATGAACCGCCATGTCTCTTCTTCTGTCGGCGCCCCTTCCATCCACCAGCGACCCAGTCTCAAACGAAAACTAGACTCTTCCAAAGAGTCAATCACTTCTTTTCCATCACcttcgccttcctccaccgcttCTGCTTCGACCGTCTCGAACGAATCTACCCTCACGACTCGACTTCGCCATCTCACTGGCCTTCTCCACCATTCACACGTCGATGTCAACGCCTATGACAAGTCAGGCAACACACCTCTTATGGCTTTCATCACACATATTCCAGACGACCAGGACGACAAATCAAAGACATTACTCGCCATTCTTGAAACTATCATTCGAGCGAAGGGGTGCAAGATCGAGGCTAGGAACAGAAGGGGCGAGACAGCCTTGTTGGTGGCGGCTAGGCTGGGCAGGAAGGTAGCACTAACAACACTGTTGGAACATGGAGCCAATGTTCACGCCCGAgatgtggatgggaggggggtgttggaggtggtggatgaagTTTGCAAGgcggctgggaggggagataGAGGGAAGGGTACTGGCAAGGGGGACATAAGCCTGTATGCCAGGGCGGAGGCTTGCAGGGTTCTGttgactgggaggagggattggggtgttgttggaagGCCTGGGgt